A DNA window from Sphingopyxis macrogoltabida contains the following coding sequences:
- a CDS encoding N-acyl homoserine lactonase family protein: MTGTLRLYAFNTGWFQCRPGYFIEGEEGDYLKGPVPSYLIEHPKGRALFDTGMGVRYRRTLETALPSNKFGLQWFEGQEIAARLRSIDVDPASIDWVINSHLHIDHCGGNASLPNACVIVQSRELAAAQVTEEAGLYEAEDYATGQPVKAIDGELDLFGDGSVMIVPTYGHTPGHQSAIVTLPGGARVLLAADCCYTERNLDLMVLQKAVVDREAGMRTMEYLRRERESGARILFGHDGRQWAGVEEAKPLT, encoded by the coding sequence ATGACCGGTACGCTCCGCCTCTATGCCTTCAACACCGGCTGGTTCCAGTGCCGGCCGGGCTATTTCATCGAGGGCGAGGAGGGCGATTATCTCAAAGGGCCGGTGCCCTCCTATCTGATCGAGCATCCCAAGGGGCGCGCGCTGTTCGATACCGGGATGGGGGTACGTTATCGCCGCACGCTGGAGACCGCGCTGCCGTCGAACAAGTTCGGGCTGCAATGGTTCGAGGGGCAGGAGATTGCCGCGCGCCTGCGCAGCATCGACGTCGATCCGGCGAGTATCGACTGGGTGATCAACTCGCACCTGCACATCGATCATTGCGGCGGCAACGCCAGCCTGCCCAATGCTTGCGTGATCGTCCAGTCGCGCGAACTCGCCGCGGCGCAGGTGACCGAGGAAGCGGGGCTCTATGAAGCCGAGGATTATGCGACCGGTCAGCCGGTGAAGGCGATCGACGGCGAACTCGACCTGTTCGGCGACGGCAGCGTGATGATCGTCCCGACCTATGGCCATACGCCGGGGCATCAGAGCGCCATCGTGACGCTGCCCGGCGGTGCGCGCGTGCTGCTTGCCGCCGATTGCTGCTACACCGAACGCAACCTCGACTTGATGGTGCTGCAAAAGGCAGTCGTCGACCGCGAGGCGGGGATGCGGACGATGGAATATCTGCGGCGCGAGCGTGAGAGCGGCGCCCGCATCCTGTTCGGCCACGACGGCCGCCAATGGGCGGGCGTCGAGGAAGCGAAACCGCTTACCTGA
- a CDS encoding TetR/AcrR family transcriptional regulator — translation MKTGVRTSSSAKAAPERVDGRRERSRSSHRRIVEAMLELINGGDLAPSAARVAEEAGIGLRTVFRHFDDMDSLYAEITATITERVMPIVTAPYPDQDWRTNVRELVRRRVRVFETTLPFRLAANIKRYQSPFLMGQYSKVVMLERDLILRLLPGEVLSDRVSVEALCAALSFQNWRALRHDQGLPAEEAATVMGHMVDTLIAALPKGGAA, via the coding sequence ATGAAAACGGGGGTGAGGACATCGAGCAGCGCAAAGGCCGCGCCCGAACGCGTCGACGGCCGGCGCGAGCGCAGCCGGTCGAGCCATCGCCGCATCGTCGAGGCGATGCTCGAACTGATCAACGGCGGCGACCTCGCGCCCAGCGCGGCACGCGTCGCCGAAGAGGCCGGCATCGGGCTGCGCACCGTCTTCCGCCATTTCGACGACATGGATTCGCTCTATGCCGAAATCACGGCGACGATCACCGAGCGGGTGATGCCGATCGTGACCGCGCCCTATCCCGATCAGGACTGGCGCACCAATGTCCGCGAGCTCGTCCGGCGGCGGGTGCGCGTGTTCGAGACGACGCTGCCCTTCCGCCTCGCGGCCAATATCAAACGCTACCAGTCGCCCTTCCTGATGGGCCAGTACAGCAAGGTCGTGATGCTCGAACGCGACCTCATCCTGCGCCTGCTCCCGGGCGAGGTGCTGAGCGACCGGGTCAGCGTCGAGGCGCTGTGCGCAGCGTTGTCGTTCCAGAACTGGCGCGCGCTCCGTCACGATCAGGGGCTGCCCGCCGAGGAAGCGGCGACGGTGATGGGCCATATGGTCGATACGCTGATCGCCGCGCTGCCCAAGGGCGGAGCGGCATGA
- a CDS encoding SDR family NAD(P)-dependent oxidoreductase, producing MAEQPKFDLTGRVALVTGASSGLGAGFAKALAAAGAKVVLAARRGDKLAEQVAAIEAAGGQAVAVSMDVTDEASTKAAYDAAEAAFGTVDTIVANAGVATEKMAMGLSVDEVDFLHAANVRGVFLTATEGAKRLDKDGAREKQHGRIVLIGSITAEKVFPATSVYGATKAAVRHLGKALAREWARRGISVNVIQPGYFESEMTHELFESDVGDAMVKSFPRQRMRPPSDLHAPLLLLCSDAALGITGSVFTIDDGQTL from the coding sequence ATGGCCGAGCAACCGAAATTCGACCTGACGGGGCGCGTTGCGCTTGTCACCGGGGCTTCGTCGGGGCTCGGCGCGGGCTTTGCCAAAGCGCTCGCGGCTGCGGGCGCGAAGGTCGTGCTGGCGGCGCGGCGCGGCGACAAGCTCGCCGAGCAGGTCGCGGCGATCGAGGCCGCGGGCGGGCAGGCGGTCGCGGTGAGCATGGACGTCACCGACGAGGCGTCGACCAAGGCGGCCTATGATGCCGCCGAGGCGGCTTTCGGCACCGTCGACACGATCGTCGCCAACGCTGGTGTCGCGACCGAGAAGATGGCGATGGGTCTGAGCGTCGACGAGGTCGATTTCCTTCACGCCGCGAATGTCCGCGGCGTCTTCCTGACCGCGACCGAGGGCGCGAAGCGGCTGGACAAGGACGGCGCGCGCGAGAAGCAGCACGGGCGGATCGTGCTGATCGGCTCGATCACCGCCGAAAAGGTCTTCCCGGCGACGTCGGTCTATGGCGCGACCAAGGCGGCGGTTCGCCATCTCGGCAAGGCGCTGGCGCGTGAATGGGCGCGGCGCGGGATCAGCGTCAATGTGATCCAGCCCGGCTATTTCGAATCCGAAATGACGCACGAGCTGTTCGAAAGCGACGTCGGCGACGCGATGGTGAAATCTTTCCCGCGCCAGCGCATGCGTCCGCCGAGCGATCTTCATGCGCCCTTGCTGCTGCTCTGCTCGGACGCGGCGCTCGGGATCACCGGCAGCGTGTTCACGATCGACGATGGACAGACGCTGTGA
- a CDS encoding enoyl-CoA hydratase/isomerase family protein, translating into MSELLIETRGQVEIATLNRPERLNALSEGLVDELGAYFGGLAERKEVRVVILRGAGRGFCAGLDIQEDRTTDETPVLRTLRTQTSIGNIYRKMRACPQPIIALGHGAAAGGGLSLLLASDVRYGTPSFRCNAAYIRIGLGGCDMASSYFLPRLVGASLAAEMILTGRFIDADRALRAGLISEIVEEEALLDRGLALADEMLATAPWGLRLSKQALNLNIDAQSLDAAMAIEDRQQVILSATEDHREALEAFLAKRAPEYREK; encoded by the coding sequence GTGAGCGAGTTGCTGATCGAGACACGCGGGCAGGTTGAGATCGCGACGCTCAACCGTCCCGAGCGATTGAATGCGCTGAGCGAGGGGCTGGTCGACGAACTGGGCGCCTATTTCGGCGGGCTCGCCGAACGCAAGGAGGTGCGCGTCGTCATCCTGCGCGGTGCCGGGCGCGGCTTCTGCGCCGGGCTCGATATCCAGGAAGATCGCACAACCGACGAGACGCCGGTGCTGCGGACGCTGCGGACCCAGACGAGCATCGGCAATATCTATCGGAAGATGCGCGCCTGTCCGCAGCCGATCATCGCGCTGGGGCATGGCGCGGCGGCCGGCGGCGGATTGTCGCTGCTGCTGGCGTCGGATGTGCGCTACGGCACGCCGAGTTTCCGCTGCAATGCCGCCTATATCCGCATCGGGCTTGGCGGCTGCGACATGGCGTCGAGCTATTTCCTGCCGCGGCTGGTCGGCGCGAGCCTTGCGGCCGAGATGATCCTGACCGGGCGTTTCATCGACGCCGACCGCGCGCTACGGGCGGGACTGATCAGCGAGATCGTCGAAGAAGAGGCGCTGCTCGACCGCGGCCTCGCGCTCGCCGACGAGATGCTCGCAACCGCACCCTGGGGGCTGCGATTGTCGAAGCAGGCGCTGAACCTCAATATCGACGCGCAAAGCCTCGATGCCGCGATGGCGATCGAGGATCGGCAGCAGGTCATCCTGTCGGCGACCGAGGATCATCGCGAAGCGCTGGAGGCGTTCCTCGCCAAACGCGCGCCCGAATATCGCGAGAAATGA
- a CDS encoding arylsulfatase produces MPGRVGRFRRAAIVSLAVLIGAAPLQAQPAAAPPRQPNIVILLADDWGFSDVGAFGAEFATPNIDALAQAGMRFSNFHVAGSCSPTRAMLQTGVMNHRNGLGNMPETIPDEHRGKPGYDTVMNHRVVTIAELLRAAGYRTYLTGKWHLGSDPTRLPTARGYDRAFSLADAGADNFEQRPIEGMYDKANWTEDGKPATLPKDYYSSRFVVQRMIDYIEAERKSGKPFLASINFLANHIPVQAPDSDIARYAAMYQDGWTALRAARAKRAAALGIMPAGMPIVTMPTTPDWQKLDADERAAAVRTMQAYAGMATAMDREIGRLVAHLKATGDYDNTIFVFLSDNGAEPTNPFSSRRNRLFLGMQYDLSTANIGRRGSFAAIGPGWASAASSPLSGYKFSAAEGGLRVPLIIAWPGNAKIRAGAISDGLAHVTDILPTLTELAGVKGHGGSWQGKAVEAVTGRSLLPMLGGAPGSVHGDTPLGYELSGNAALFRGDYKLVRNLAPTGDGKWRLYDLKSDPGETRDLAAAMPERFAAMQADYAAYAKANGVLDMPAGYTADAQINRYAFEQQGKPRLIRLGLWAGGIILAFSALVWSWRRRRRARRVDQAKADMVGA; encoded by the coding sequence GTGCCGGGTCGCGTTGGCCGGTTCCGGCGCGCTGCCATCGTCTCTTTGGCCGTCCTGATCGGCGCGGCGCCGTTGCAGGCGCAGCCGGCGGCCGCGCCGCCGCGCCAGCCCAATATCGTCATCCTGCTCGCCGACGACTGGGGTTTCAGCGATGTCGGGGCGTTCGGGGCCGAATTCGCGACCCCGAACATCGACGCGCTGGCGCAGGCGGGGATGCGCTTTTCCAACTTCCATGTCGCGGGATCCTGCTCGCCGACGCGCGCGATGCTGCAGACCGGGGTGATGAATCATCGCAACGGGCTGGGCAACATGCCCGAGACGATCCCCGACGAGCATCGCGGCAAGCCGGGGTACGACACGGTGATGAACCACCGCGTCGTGACGATCGCCGAACTGCTGCGCGCGGCGGGCTATCGCACCTACCTCACCGGCAAATGGCATCTCGGCAGCGATCCGACGCGGCTGCCGACGGCGCGCGGTTACGACCGTGCCTTTAGCCTCGCCGACGCGGGCGCGGACAATTTCGAGCAGCGCCCGATCGAGGGCATGTACGACAAGGCGAACTGGACCGAGGACGGGAAGCCCGCGACCCTGCCGAAGGATTATTATTCGTCGCGCTTCGTCGTCCAGCGGATGATCGATTATATCGAGGCGGAGCGGAAGAGCGGCAAACCCTTCCTCGCGTCGATCAACTTCCTCGCCAACCATATCCCGGTGCAAGCCCCCGACAGCGACATCGCGCGCTATGCGGCGATGTACCAGGATGGCTGGACAGCACTCCGCGCCGCGCGCGCCAAGCGGGCGGCAGCGCTCGGCATCATGCCCGCGGGCATGCCGATCGTGACGATGCCGACGACGCCCGACTGGCAGAAGCTCGATGCCGACGAGCGCGCCGCCGCGGTGCGGACGATGCAGGCCTATGCCGGCATGGCGACCGCGATGGACCGCGAGATCGGCCGCCTCGTCGCGCATCTGAAGGCGACGGGCGACTATGACAACACGATCTTCGTCTTTCTGTCGGATAACGGCGCCGAGCCGACCAATCCGTTCAGCAGCCGCCGCAATCGCCTGTTCCTCGGGATGCAATATGACCTGTCGACCGCGAATATCGGCCGGCGCGGCAGCTTTGCGGCGATCGGGCCGGGCTGGGCGAGCGCGGCCTCGTCGCCGCTGTCGGGCTACAAGTTCAGCGCCGCCGAGGGCGGGCTGCGCGTGCCGCTGATCATCGCCTGGCCGGGCAATGCCAAAATCCGCGCGGGGGCGATCAGCGACGGGCTCGCGCATGTCACCGATATCCTGCCGACGCTCACCGAACTGGCCGGAGTGAAGGGGCACGGCGGTAGCTGGCAGGGCAAGGCGGTCGAGGCGGTTACCGGGCGCAGCCTGCTGCCCATGCTTGGCGGTGCGCCGGGCAGCGTGCATGGCGATACGCCGCTCGGTTACGAACTGTCGGGCAATGCGGCGCTGTTTCGCGGCGATTACAAGCTGGTGCGCAACCTCGCGCCGACCGGCGACGGCAAGTGGCGACTCTATGACCTGAAGTCCGATCCCGGCGAGACGCGCGATCTGGCGGCGGCGATGCCCGAGCGATTTGCGGCGATGCAGGCCGACTATGCTGCCTATGCAAAAGCGAACGGGGTGCTCGACATGCCCGCGGGCTATACCGCCGACGCGCAGATCAACCGTTATGCCTTCGAGCAGCAGGGGAAGCCGCGGCTGATCCGCCTCGGCCTGTGGGCAGGGGGGATTATCCTTGCCTTCTCAGCCCTTGTCTGGAGCTGGCGCCGCCGGCGCCGGGCGCGTCGTGTCGATCAGGCGAAAGCCGATATGGTCGGTGCCTAG
- a CDS encoding enoyl-CoA hydratase/isomerase family protein, giving the protein MSELVLREDRDGIATLTLNRPDKRNALNLALWAELDAHVDAIAAAGDAIGAVVLRANGPSFCAGNDLKERGTETPRPHYQGSIVTKLADLPQPLIVAVQGGCFTGGLELALAGDIIVAGESANFADTHGKFGLVPIWGMSQRLPRRVGEWKAREISFTGLPVGGREAARIGLANHCVADADLDATVRTLAEAIAAQSRHSVFAYKRLYREQADLPLAAGLAHEVFNSAGVAPDMAERVAGFR; this is encoded by the coding sequence ATGAGCGAATTGGTTTTGCGCGAGGACAGGGACGGAATTGCGACCCTCACGCTCAACCGCCCCGACAAGCGCAACGCGCTGAATCTGGCGCTGTGGGCCGAACTCGACGCGCATGTCGATGCCATCGCCGCCGCCGGGGACGCCATCGGGGCGGTCGTGCTGCGCGCCAACGGCCCATCCTTTTGCGCCGGCAACGACCTCAAGGAACGCGGCACCGAAACGCCCCGGCCCCACTATCAGGGATCGATCGTCACCAAGCTCGCCGACCTGCCGCAACCGCTGATCGTCGCGGTCCAGGGCGGCTGCTTCACCGGCGGGCTCGAACTCGCGCTGGCCGGCGACATCATCGTCGCGGGCGAAAGCGCGAACTTCGCCGACACGCACGGCAAGTTCGGGCTGGTCCCGATCTGGGGGATGAGCCAGCGGCTGCCGCGCCGCGTCGGCGAATGGAAGGCGCGCGAGATCAGCTTCACCGGCCTGCCGGTCGGCGGGCGCGAAGCGGCACGGATCGGGCTTGCCAACCACTGCGTCGCCGACGCCGATCTCGACGCCACCGTTCGGACGCTCGCCGAAGCGATCGCCGCGCAGTCGCGGCACAGCGTCTTCGCCTACAAGCGCCTCTATCGCGAACAGGCCGACCTGCCGCTCGCCGCCGGCCTCGCGCATGAAGTGTTCAACAGCGCCGGCGTCGCGCCCGACATGGCCGAACGCGTCGCGGGGTTCAGGTAA
- a CDS encoding sulfatase-like hydrolase/transferase, which produces MKKRWFALGALVLAGAGGYWAFEANKYRLPGIVQDWRDPVQANRPVAWQQGPASAPADPSGGKRPPNIILIVADDLGYNDVSLNGGGLAGGIIKTPNIDAIAREGLNFTTAYAANATCSPSRAAMMTGRYPTRFGFEYTAVPVEFAENLSHGGGLGPLKPIFHRELITPDIPDYPDMGVPASEVTIAEAVKAAGYHTLHIGKWHLGEAPALQPQRQGFDESLAVLGGAAMFLPEDDADVVNAKLPWDAIDRFLWANLRHAVSFNGSKRFHPKGHMTDYFADEAIKAIDANRGRPFFMYLAFNAPHTPLQATKEDYAKLPQIKDHKTRVYGAMIAQLDRRIGDVMAKLKEAGIDDNTLVIFTSDNGGAWYNGMAGLNAPFRGWKATFFEGGIRTPFFMRWPGHIAPGTQRGDVTGHIDLFATIAAAAGAAVPADRQVDSENILAGPAKRQAMYWRSGDYRAVRMGDWKLQVTKRPEKARLYNLAADPTEKHDLAASEPQRVAALRAMIEAQNKGMAKPIWPGLVEGPIRIDVPLNAPWQDGQDYIYWTN; this is translated from the coding sequence ATGAAGAAGAGATGGTTCGCGCTGGGCGCGCTGGTCCTCGCCGGGGCGGGCGGATATTGGGCCTTTGAAGCGAATAAATACCGGCTGCCCGGTATCGTCCAGGACTGGCGCGATCCGGTGCAGGCGAACCGGCCGGTGGCGTGGCAACAAGGCCCGGCGTCGGCGCCTGCCGATCCGTCGGGGGGCAAGCGGCCGCCGAACATCATCCTGATTGTCGCCGACGACCTCGGCTACAACGACGTCAGCCTCAACGGTGGCGGACTCGCGGGCGGGATCATCAAGACGCCGAATATCGACGCGATCGCGCGCGAAGGGCTGAATTTCACCACCGCCTATGCCGCGAACGCGACCTGCTCGCCGTCGCGCGCCGCGATGATGACGGGGCGCTACCCGACGCGCTTCGGCTTCGAATATACCGCCGTGCCGGTCGAGTTCGCCGAGAATCTGTCGCACGGCGGCGGGCTTGGCCCGCTGAAGCCGATATTCCACCGCGAACTCATCACCCCCGACATTCCCGACTATCCCGACATGGGCGTGCCCGCGAGCGAGGTGACGATCGCCGAGGCGGTGAAGGCGGCGGGTTATCACACGCTGCATATCGGCAAATGGCACCTTGGCGAAGCGCCCGCGCTGCAGCCGCAGCGGCAGGGTTTCGACGAAAGCCTTGCGGTGCTCGGCGGCGCGGCGATGTTCCTGCCCGAGGACGACGCCGACGTCGTGAACGCCAAATTGCCGTGGGATGCGATCGACCGGTTCCTGTGGGCGAATTTGCGCCACGCGGTGAGCTTCAACGGCAGCAAGCGCTTCCATCCCAAGGGGCATATGACCGACTATTTCGCCGATGAAGCGATCAAGGCGATCGACGCGAACCGGGGTCGCCCCTTCTTCATGTACCTCGCCTTCAACGCGCCGCACACGCCGTTGCAGGCGACGAAGGAGGATTATGCGAAGCTGCCGCAGATCAAGGATCACAAGACGCGCGTCTATGGCGCGATGATCGCGCAGCTCGACCGGCGGATCGGTGACGTGATGGCCAAGCTGAAAGAGGCGGGGATCGACGACAATACGCTGGTCATCTTCACCAGCGACAATGGCGGCGCCTGGTATAACGGCATGGCGGGGCTCAACGCACCGTTCCGCGGCTGGAAAGCGACCTTCTTCGAGGGCGGCATCCGCACCCCCTTCTTCATGCGCTGGCCGGGGCATATCGCGCCGGGAACGCAGCGCGGCGACGTTACCGGCCATATCGACCTGTTCGCGACGATCGCCGCCGCGGCGGGCGCGGCAGTTCCCGCGGACCGGCAGGTCGACAGCGAGAATATCCTAGCCGGGCCGGCGAAACGGCAGGCGATGTACTGGCGATCGGGCGACTATCGCGCGGTGCGCATGGGCGACTGGAAATTGCAGGTGACGAAGCGCCCCGAAAAGGCGCGCCTCTATAACCTCGCCGCCGATCCGACCGAAAAGCACGATCTGGCGGCGAGCGAGCCGCAGCGGGTGGCCGCACTGCGCGCGATGATCGAGGCGCAGAACAAGGGGATGGCGAAGCCGATCTGGCCGGGGCTGGTCGAAGGGCCGATCCGCATCGACGTGCCGCTGAATGCGCCGTGGCAGGACGGGCAGGATTATATCTACTGGACGAACTAG
- a CDS encoding formylglycine-generating enzyme family protein: MKCTAAIAALTMLGALAACGEATKREGRAAAAAPECPALPKADYAWIPGASFTMGADGTLPEEGPAREVKVAGFWIATHEVTNAEFAEFVKATGYKTLAEQDPPKLPGAPPEMLIPGSAVFTAPTDGNPNWWRWAVGAEWRHPAGPETNIAGRDRDPVVQIGYDDALAYAKWKGKALPSEEQWELAAATGGADRNVPVGKDGKPRANYYQGTFPVRDMGTDGFTGRAPVACFPADDHGVHDLIGNVWEWTTSTAGAETNVIKGGSFLCAANYCARYRPAARQFQERGLGTDHIGFRLIDTTRPAPAAPAPDKG, translated from the coding sequence ATGAAATGCACCGCAGCGATCGCGGCGCTGACCATGCTCGGCGCGCTCGCGGCGTGCGGCGAGGCGACGAAGCGGGAAGGTCGTGCCGCAGCCGCCGCGCCCGAATGCCCGGCGCTGCCCAAGGCCGACTATGCATGGATCCCCGGCGCGAGCTTTACGATGGGCGCCGACGGCACCTTGCCCGAAGAAGGCCCGGCGCGCGAGGTCAAGGTCGCCGGTTTCTGGATTGCGACGCACGAGGTCACCAACGCCGAATTCGCCGAATTCGTGAAAGCGACGGGGTACAAGACGCTCGCCGAACAGGATCCGCCGAAGCTGCCCGGCGCGCCGCCCGAGATGCTGATCCCCGGATCGGCGGTGTTCACCGCCCCGACCGACGGCAATCCCAACTGGTGGCGCTGGGCCGTCGGGGCCGAATGGCGGCACCCGGCGGGCCCGGAGACCAATATCGCCGGGCGCGACCGCGATCCGGTGGTGCAGATCGGCTATGACGACGCGCTTGCCTATGCCAAGTGGAAGGGCAAGGCGCTACCGAGCGAGGAGCAGTGGGAACTTGCTGCGGCGACCGGCGGCGCCGACCGCAACGTCCCGGTCGGCAAGGACGGCAAGCCGCGCGCCAACTATTATCAGGGAACATTCCCCGTCCGCGACATGGGCACCGACGGCTTTACCGGCCGCGCCCCGGTCGCCTGTTTCCCCGCCGACGACCATGGCGTCCACGATCTGATCGGCAATGTCTGGGAATGGACGACCAGCACGGCGGGCGCCGAGACCAATGTCATCAAGGGCGGCAGCTTCCTCTGCGCCGCCAATTATTGCGCACGCTACCGCCCGGCGGCGCGCCAGTTCCAGGAACGCGGCCTAGGCACCGACCATATCGGCTTTCGCCTGATCGACACGACGCGCCCGGCGCCGGCGGCGCCAGCTCCAGACAAGGGCTGA
- a CDS encoding Na+/H+ antiporter, which produces MHAVEAFELVLALLALVIGLHWLALKLRWPPATALLVGGGALAFIPGLPAITLDPELALVLFLPPLLMDGAYYTALGRFRRHLPGILSLAVGAVVFTTLVVGVVAHMILPSLPWAACFALGAIVSPPDAVSARAVLKGVHLPRRLEALLEGESLLNDATGLILFRFAVAATLSGVFHTGEALQSFAFVAIGGVAVGAVVAKGWVFLAKRLNDRMLVMLSTILLCWAAYLAGEAVHVSGVIATVTAGLAMGWYQHEILSAEIRLRANSAWFILVFVLEALVFILIGFSLRAAIERIGGITAIPLAWVSMMVAVVLAVTVARFVWIFASEAVLETARKFGIERARPLGWRQATVLSWAGMRGVVTLAVPLTLPTEMPGRDLMLVCAFAVIFVTVVVQGSSLGLLIRKVAPVDADPPAQMALPAAEGAMAHARSEVVERLAYDEDGTLIHPMMLEEHRKRMRFMERYTAEPAAAMDGLRSHFDVLLQAIAASRAELIRIHRAGLIEDEVLHELERDLDIEEMAMIFQRGD; this is translated from the coding sequence ATGCACGCCGTCGAAGCCTTCGAGCTCGTTCTCGCCCTGCTGGCTTTGGTCATCGGGCTGCACTGGCTGGCGCTCAAGCTGCGCTGGCCGCCCGCAACCGCCCTCCTCGTCGGCGGCGGCGCGCTTGCCTTCATTCCCGGGCTGCCCGCAATCACCCTCGATCCCGAACTCGCGCTCGTGCTTTTCCTGCCGCCGCTGCTGATGGACGGCGCCTATTATACCGCGCTCGGCCGCTTCCGCCGCCACTTGCCGGGCATCCTGTCGCTCGCGGTCGGCGCGGTGGTCTTCACGACGCTGGTCGTCGGCGTGGTCGCCCACATGATCCTGCCTTCGCTGCCCTGGGCCGCCTGCTTCGCGCTCGGCGCGATCGTCTCGCCGCCCGACGCGGTGTCGGCGCGCGCGGTGCTGAAGGGCGTCCACCTGCCCCGCCGGCTGGAAGCGCTGCTGGAGGGCGAAAGCCTGCTCAACGACGCGACCGGCCTGATCCTCTTCCGCTTCGCCGTCGCGGCGACGCTCAGCGGCGTGTTCCACACCGGCGAGGCGCTCCAGAGCTTCGCCTTCGTCGCGATCGGCGGTGTCGCGGTCGGCGCCGTCGTCGCCAAGGGCTGGGTTTTCCTCGCCAAACGGCTGAACGACCGCATGCTGGTCATGCTGAGCACCATCTTGCTGTGCTGGGCCGCCTATCTGGCGGGCGAGGCCGTCCATGTGTCGGGCGTGATCGCAACCGTCACCGCGGGGCTCGCGATGGGGTGGTACCAGCATGAAATCCTGTCGGCCGAAATCCGGCTGCGCGCCAATTCGGCGTGGTTCATCCTCGTTTTCGTGCTCGAAGCACTGGTCTTCATCCTGATCGGCTTTTCGCTGCGCGCCGCGATCGAGCGCATCGGCGGGATCACGGCGATCCCGCTGGCGTGGGTCAGCATGATGGTTGCGGTCGTGCTGGCAGTGACGGTGGCGCGTTTCGTCTGGATCTTCGCATCGGAGGCGGTGCTGGAGACCGCACGCAAATTCGGGATCGAGCGCGCACGGCCGCTCGGCTGGCGGCAGGCGACGGTGCTGAGCTGGGCCGGGATGCGCGGCGTGGTGACGCTGGCCGTGCCGCTGACACTGCCGACCGAAATGCCCGGCCGCGACCTGATGCTGGTCTGCGCCTTCGCGGTCATTTTCGTGACCGTCGTGGTACAGGGATCGAGCCTCGGGCTGCTCATCCGCAAGGTCGCGCCGGTCGATGCCGACCCACCCGCGCAGATGGCGCTGCCCGCCGCCGAAGGCGCGATGGCGCACGCCCGGTCCGAAGTCGTCGAGCGGCTCGCCTATGACGAAGACGGCACGCTGATCCACCCGATGATGCTCGAGGAACATCGCAAGCGCATGCGCTTCATGGAGCGCTATACCGCCGAGCCGGCGGCGGCGATGGACGGGCTGCGTTCGCATTTCGACGTGCTGCTGCAGGCGATCGCCGCGAGCCGCGCCGAACTGATCCGCATCCACCGCGCCGGGCTGATCGAGGACGAAGTGCTCCACGAACTCGAACGCGACCTCGATATCGAGGAAATGGCGATGATCTTCCAGCGCGGCGACTAG